A genome region from Lujinxingia vulgaris includes the following:
- a CDS encoding LVIVD repeat-containing protein, producing the protein MHTNASPTSAPRRSHRPLAALTLAAATLGTLGLFLSSPVTALTPPPRPMPRPIPQPVPPQPIQQAQFVCEVPTEAARSVQVAFEEYYSCVQPLAAEWLGAHPQHVPLLEAQYQAWLIARGHDLRGTPEAARFVRRNPVDFNDRTIELTSAQVQELAPNLSAEPARVRGELQRIFVDRDNKRMFLTSAEEGLVSLSIARRYAYEVEGSSNHTGSKDFFVIDANHAVIEDASEVGGARDLVILDISDREDPREVRRLVGALPHVSHAPAYLHSLPATPPSFDQYRLMRQGKLQFAQCGAPPTVSTHPGVACRPDGSCYVQKIKQTPDTGICERHVNPAVIGRPRPMPRPTIDERISELEDSAPMTGRMGSAAPAPQRRSRAASAPPMAAAEMAAPAPLDRGAPRQEMDTRANAPMPDGGAGGAGSLSQMMLYGNTLYVLSAAGNIAQGWLTSFDVSNPRQPRLRHIIGLDNGPEALQRHDNLLLIAGRDAVMTASLGTPHAPRLLGEFRQFCPVNYDPVVVQGTVAYRTIIVDQPRSRCTSRLEVIDLSQPHSPTLRTTLPISRPRGLAVLGERLFVADEHHGVQIFDLSDPVAPSYAATWQIYGVKDLVVSDFDLFALSPNEVQTFDLAPLYQRDIDLQKVASETRGHLTVVRASNHRVER; encoded by the coding sequence ATGCACACCAACGCCTCCCCGACCTCCGCACCTCGCCGCTCGCACCGTCCCCTGGCCGCCCTGACTCTGGCCGCCGCCACCCTCGGCACCCTGGGACTTTTCTTAAGCTCCCCCGTCACCGCGCTCACCCCTCCCCCCCGCCCCATGCCTCGCCCCATCCCGCAGCCCGTCCCCCCGCAGCCCATCCAGCAGGCGCAGTTCGTCTGCGAGGTGCCCACCGAAGCCGCCCGCTCGGTGCAGGTCGCCTTTGAGGAGTACTACAGCTGCGTGCAACCCCTGGCCGCCGAATGGCTCGGCGCCCACCCCCAGCACGTCCCCCTGCTTGAGGCCCAGTACCAGGCCTGGCTCATCGCCCGCGGCCACGACCTGCGCGGCACCCCCGAAGCCGCCCGCTTCGTGCGACGCAACCCCGTCGACTTCAACGACCGCACCATCGAGCTCACCTCCGCCCAGGTTCAAGAGCTCGCCCCCAACCTCTCCGCCGAGCCGGCACGCGTCCGCGGTGAGCTCCAGCGCATCTTCGTCGACCGCGACAACAAGCGCATGTTCCTCACCAGCGCCGAAGAAGGCCTCGTCTCCCTGAGCATCGCGCGCCGCTACGCCTACGAGGTCGAAGGCAGCTCCAACCACACCGGCTCCAAAGACTTCTTCGTCATCGACGCCAACCATGCGGTTATCGAAGACGCCTCGGAGGTCGGCGGCGCCCGCGACCTGGTGATCCTGGACATCTCCGACCGCGAAGATCCCCGTGAAGTGCGCCGCCTCGTCGGCGCGCTCCCCCACGTCAGCCACGCCCCGGCCTACCTGCACAGCCTGCCGGCCACACCGCCCTCCTTCGACCAGTACCGGCTGATGCGCCAGGGCAAACTGCAGTTCGCCCAATGCGGCGCCCCCCCCACCGTCTCCACCCACCCCGGCGTCGCCTGCCGCCCCGACGGCTCCTGCTACGTGCAAAAGATCAAACAAACCCCCGACACCGGCATCTGCGAGCGCCACGTCAACCCGGCTGTCATCGGCCGCCCCCGTCCGATGCCCCGCCCCACTATCGATGAACGTATCTCCGAGCTCGAAGACAGCGCCCCGATGACTGGCCGCATGGGTAGCGCTGCTCCCGCCCCTCAGCGCCGCTCCCGCGCCGCCTCCGCACCCCCGATGGCCGCCGCCGAAATGGCCGCCCCCGCTCCCCTCGACCGCGGCGCCCCGCGCCAGGAGATGGACACCCGCGCCAACGCCCCCATGCCCGACGGCGGCGCCGGCGGCGCCGGCTCGCTCAGCCAGATGATGCTCTACGGCAACACCCTCTACGTGCTCAGCGCCGCCGGCAACATCGCGCAGGGCTGGTTGACCAGCTTCGATGTCTCCAACCCCCGCCAGCCGCGCCTGCGCCACATCATCGGCCTCGACAACGGCCCCGAAGCCCTGCAACGCCACGACAACCTCCTGCTCATCGCCGGCCGCGACGCCGTGATGACCGCCTCGCTCGGCACCCCGCACGCCCCCCGCCTGCTCGGAGAGTTCCGCCAGTTCTGCCCCGTCAACTACGACCCCGTCGTCGTCCAGGGCACCGTCGCCTACCGCACTATCATCGTGGACCAGCCCCGCAGCCGCTGCACCTCTCGCCTCGAAGTCATCGACTTAAGCCAACCCCACAGCCCCACCCTGCGTACCACCCTGCCCATCAGCCGTCCCCGCGGCCTGGCCGTCCTCGGTGAGCGCCTCTTCGTCGCCGACGAACACCACGGCGTGCAGATCTTCGACCTGAGCGACCCCGTCGCCCCGAGCTACGCCGCCACCTGGCAGATCTACGGCGTCAAAGACCTGGTCGTAAGCGACTTCGACCTCTTCGCCCTCAGCCCCAACGAGGTGCAAACCTTCGACCTCGCCCCCCTCTACCAGCGCGACATCGACCTCCAAAAAGTCGCCTCCGAAACCCGAGGCCACCTCACCGTCGTGCGCGCATCCAACCACCGCGTCGAGCGCTGA
- a CDS encoding CsbD family protein has protein sequence MNRDQTQGQFEQLKGKAKRIWGELTDDDVKKAEGSADKLYGIIQERFGDSKESIKKKLDRTSMN, from the coding sequence ATGAACCGCGACCAGACACAGGGACAGTTCGAGCAACTCAAAGGCAAAGCCAAACGCATCTGGGGTGAGCTCACCGACGATGACGTCAAAAAAGCCGAAGGCTCCGCCGATAAGCTCTACGGCATCATCCAGGAGCGTTTTGGCGACTCCAAAGAGTCCATCAAGAAAAAACTCGACCGCACGAGCATGAACTAA